One genomic segment of Ignavibacteriales bacterium includes these proteins:
- a CDS encoding bacteriohemerythrin: protein MPFLEWKDTYNIGVKEIDNQHRGLFDIISKLYNAGLYEPDGKYFFLTLSKFVEYAQVHFSTEERYMREAQYPKFAEHQREHELFIAHVSQLLQNIEKKEPAIENKTLDFLKDWYLAHILGTDRELEKPFQAKGFK, encoded by the coding sequence ATGCCGTTCTTAGAATGGAAAGATACATACAACATCGGCGTGAAAGAAATCGATAATCAGCACCGCGGGTTATTTGATATCATCAGCAAATTGTATAATGCAGGATTGTATGAACCTGACGGAAAATATTTCTTTTTAACGCTGAGTAAATTTGTGGAATACGCACAGGTACACTTTTCCACCGAGGAACGGTATATGCGAGAAGCGCAGTACCCGAAGTTTGCTGAGCATCAGCGTGAACATGAACTCTTTATTGCACACGTATCTCAGTTACTGCAGAATATTGAGAAAAAGGAACCCGCTATCGAGAACAAGACACTTGATTTTTTAAAGGATTGGTACCTCGCACATATTTTGGGTACCGATCGCGAGCTCGAAAAACCGTTTCAGGCAAAGGGATTCAAATAA
- a CDS encoding putative metal-dependent hydrolase, whose amino-acid sequence MLTPSERNEWIQKIQQLPLKLETAVQGLSDTQLNTSTGEGKWTSRQIAHHIADANINAYSRMKLIVTEEKPILKPYNQDQWASLADCKNGPIEPTLTLVKGLHERWLIFLRSLPEPSWAREGIHLENGKVTLDDVLRIYSKHGETHVQQIISFREKMKW is encoded by the coding sequence ATGCTTACACCATCCGAACGAAATGAATGGATTCAGAAAATTCAACAGCTTCCACTGAAGTTAGAAACCGCTGTTCAGGGATTGAGTGATACGCAATTGAACACATCAACAGGAGAAGGTAAATGGACCAGCCGGCAAATTGCGCATCATATTGCAGATGCAAACATCAATGCCTACTCGCGGATGAAACTCATTGTTACTGAAGAAAAACCAATACTGAAACCATACAATCAAGATCAATGGGCGTCGCTTGCTGATTGTAAGAACGGACCGATTGAGCCGACGTTGACACTCGTGAAAGGATTGCATGAGCGATGGCTAATATTTTTGCGCTCGCTGCCAGAGCCTAGCTGGGCACGCGAAGGTATTCATCTTGAAAACGGCAAGGTCACGCTTGACGATGTTCTGAGAATTTATTCCAAGCATGGCGAAACGCACGTACAGCAAATAATTTCATTCCGCGAAAAGATGAAATGGTAG
- a CDS encoding PAS domain-containing protein, with the protein MNHAWIKSFPAAITVCDINGIILEMNDKAIDSFQEDGGEKLIGTNLLNCHPEPARSQLEEMLRTQRQNSYTIEKCGVKKLIFQTPWYDNEKYSGFVEISLPIPFIMPHFIRMEEKG; encoded by the coding sequence ATGAATCATGCTTGGATTAAATCATTCCCTGCCGCTATCACCGTGTGCGACATCAATGGAATCATTCTCGAAATGAACGACAAGGCAATCGATTCGTTTCAAGAGGATGGCGGCGAGAAACTCATCGGCACAAATTTGTTGAATTGCCATCCCGAACCGGCGCGTTCACAATTAGAAGAAATGCTCAGGACACAACGACAAAATTCCTATACGATTGAAAAATGCGGCGTGAAGAAACTTATATTTCAAACGCCATGGTACGACAATGAAAAATATTCCGGGTTTGTTGAAATAAGCCTGCCTATTCCATTTATTATGCCGCATTTTATTCGAATGGAAGAGAAGGGATAA
- a CDS encoding carboxymuconolactone decarboxylase family protein produces the protein MATKLDDFRTYRTNMNDRIAHIDHIGIKRFFNLDSAAYKGAALDAKTKELLGLVASAVLRCNDCIDYHLIQCIDAGWNDEELYDALNVALIVGGSIFIPHLRHAVETIDTLRAEQRPIEV, from the coding sequence ATGGCGACGAAGCTAGATGATTTCCGTACATACCGTACAAACATGAACGACCGTATCGCTCACATTGATCATATTGGAATTAAAAGGTTTTTTAATCTGGATAGTGCCGCATATAAAGGTGCTGCATTAGATGCCAAAACGAAAGAACTGCTTGGTTTGGTTGCATCCGCTGTTCTTCGATGCAACGATTGCATCGATTATCATCTCATTCAATGTATTGATGCCGGATGGAACGATGAGGAATTATACGACGCATTGAATGTTGCGCTTATCGTGGGCGGAAGTATTTTTATTCCGCACCTGCGCCACGCAGTGGAGACCATCGACACCTTGCGCGCAGAACAAAGACCCATTGAAGTTTGA
- a CDS encoding thioredoxin family protein — protein MKHFLYILIAILSLAPALVAQPLSTAQQVHESVILSADKMQAGGTLQIALQLNINNEWHINSHTPTFDYLIGTTFELQSKEGIILADVQYPKGKLVSLSFAEQPIDVYEGTTTIFASLRISDKLQPGTDTVRGSVIAQACNNQICLAPSTIDVIIPVQIVGADETVALLHQDIFANYKPSESVYAETKNDIAAMFEAKGSLLTFFAIFLIGLALNLTPCVYPMLSVTVSLFGSQTETKLLRVFIKALIYVLGIATMYSVLGVMAALGGGLFGSWLQSPWVLGGISALLFALALSSFGLYQIQMPFWLTSKLGGTTGSGFIAIYLSGLVVGVFAAPCVGPPVIALLTFVAAKRSVSFGFWSFFTLALGLGFPYLILGTFSGLLKKIPRSGSWLVWVEHIFGVILIGASLFYLSLAIAPKEALYVVPLVLVIGGIYLGFIEDSGKEKPTLRNIQWIFGTFAVLAGLVFANSMRDKGMVWETYSDVDFFEAKENGMPVVLDFYADWCIPCLELDRNTWTDEDVIHATKDIKRIKVDLTHFDSPEAEVLRKKFNISGVPTVIFIKVDGTEATDSRIVGFIPPKEFLIKLKQAL, from the coding sequence ATGAAACATTTTCTTTACATACTTATTGCAATTCTCTCTCTTGCCCCGGCACTCGTCGCTCAACCATTGTCAACAGCACAGCAAGTACATGAAAGTGTGATCCTCTCAGCAGACAAAATGCAAGCTGGCGGTACTCTGCAGATTGCTCTGCAATTGAACATCAATAATGAGTGGCATATCAATTCACACACCCCGACGTTTGACTATCTGATTGGTACAACCTTCGAGCTTCAATCGAAGGAAGGCATCATACTTGCTGACGTGCAGTATCCAAAAGGCAAACTTGTTTCACTCTCTTTCGCCGAGCAGCCGATCGACGTCTACGAAGGAACGACCACGATCTTTGCCTCTCTAAGAATTTCCGATAAACTGCAACCTGGTACCGATACAGTAAGAGGAAGTGTCATTGCTCAAGCGTGTAATAATCAAATATGTTTAGCTCCTTCGACCATCGATGTCATAATCCCCGTACAGATTGTTGGAGCCGATGAAACGGTAGCACTTCTGCATCAAGACATCTTTGCCAATTACAAACCGTCAGAATCTGTTTATGCTGAAACAAAAAATGATATCGCAGCAATGTTCGAAGCAAAAGGCTCGTTGTTGACTTTCTTCGCTATTTTTCTCATAGGTCTTGCACTGAATCTTACGCCGTGTGTCTATCCGATGCTGTCTGTCACCGTCTCTCTCTTTGGTTCACAAACAGAAACAAAACTATTGCGCGTTTTCATCAAAGCTCTTATTTATGTTCTCGGTATCGCCACAATGTACAGCGTACTTGGAGTTATGGCGGCGCTTGGCGGCGGATTATTTGGAAGCTGGCTCCAAAGTCCGTGGGTGCTTGGCGGTATCTCGGCATTATTGTTTGCTCTTGCACTCAGTTCGTTCGGTTTGTATCAAATACAAATGCCGTTTTGGCTGACAAGCAAATTGGGCGGAACAACAGGCAGCGGATTCATTGCAATTTATTTATCGGGACTCGTCGTAGGCGTCTTTGCCGCGCCGTGTGTTGGTCCGCCGGTGATTGCATTGCTCACATTCGTCGCAGCGAAAAGAAGCGTGTCGTTTGGTTTCTGGTCGTTCTTCACATTGGCGCTCGGACTTGGATTCCCCTATTTAATTCTCGGCACATTCTCCGGCCTTCTTAAAAAGATTCCGCGCTCAGGTTCGTGGTTAGTGTGGGTGGAGCACATTTTCGGTGTTATTCTCATTGGGGCGTCATTATTTTATCTCTCACTCGCGATCGCACCGAAGGAAGCACTCTACGTCGTCCCGCTGGTTCTCGTTATTGGAGGTATCTATCTTGGATTTATCGAAGATTCGGGTAAGGAAAAACCCACACTAAGAAACATCCAATGGATATTCGGTACATTCGCCGTTCTTGCTGGACTTGTATTTGCTAACAGCATGCGGGATAAAGGTATGGTATGGGAAACTTATTCTGATGTAGATTTTTTTGAAGCGAAAGAGAACGGAATGCCCGTGGTACTCGATTTCTATGCCGATTGGTGTATTCCGTGTTTGGAACTTGACCGAAATACGTGGACAGATGAAGATGTTATTCACGCCACAAAAGACATAAAAAGGATAAAAGTGGATTTGACACATTTTGATTCACCGGAAGCAGAAGTATTGCGGAAGAAATTCAATATCTCCGGCGTTCCTACGGTCATATTCATCAAGGTTGACGGAACAGAAGCGACTGATTCACGCATTGTTGGATTCATACCTCCGAAAGAGTTCCTGATAAAGCTGAAACAAGCACTGTAG
- a CDS encoding porin family protein, with the protein MKNIFKILVILTVFSTIGYAQLNINYGIKGGLNYSSWWSGNSIWITQYAIGGSFEFQFKAVSIQPEIFYSKKGAKIDDIIYVAGIAHNVVHTKTLAYLDIPLLVKIHLPQPINGISLLIGPSLGILLSANDNIEGEGISSSIDNKNDYSNKDLGLVIGTGIDIPLEIICLTIDARYEFGIWTLDPSERKGVYNRTVSIYIGIVF; encoded by the coding sequence ATGAAAAATATTTTTAAGATCCTCGTTATTCTTACAGTTTTTAGTACAATAGGATATGCACAGTTAAACATTAATTATGGTATTAAAGGAGGTTTGAATTACTCTTCTTGGTGGAGTGGAAATTCAATTTGGATAACCCAGTATGCCATAGGAGGATCTTTCGAGTTCCAATTTAAAGCTGTCTCAATCCAACCAGAGATTTTCTACAGTAAAAAAGGGGCTAAAATCGATGACATTATTTACGTAGCGGGCATAGCGCACAATGTTGTTCATACAAAAACACTTGCATACCTTGACATTCCGTTGCTCGTAAAGATTCATCTACCTCAGCCGATAAACGGAATTTCCCTGTTGATTGGCCCGTCGCTTGGAATTCTATTAAGTGCAAACGATAACATTGAGGGTGAAGGAATTTCAAGCAGTATAGATAATAAAAATGATTATTCAAATAAAGATCTTGGTTTAGTGATTGGAACAGGTATAGATATTCCTCTTGAAATAATCTGTTTAACAATTGATGCACGGTACGAATTTGGAATATGGACACTGGATCCCAGCGAACGAAAAGGTGTGTATAATCGAACTGTATCAATTTACATTGGAATTGTTTTTTAG
- a CDS encoding TlpA disulfide reductase family protein yields MKRSIIFTLLLILFLVPVNNAQSIRPQKAPNFSLKSYDGKIVELAKMKGKVVIVNFWATWCPPCRAEIPDFIKVYDAYKSKGLEIIGIALDEDGWSVVQPFIEKNKINYSIVLGNAQVVQEYGGIEGIPTTFIVDKKGNIVDHQVGMLTKTMLEQKMKVLLK; encoded by the coding sequence ATGAAACGCAGCATAATTTTCACGTTACTTCTCATATTGTTCTTAGTTCCTGTCAACAATGCGCAATCCATCCGACCACAGAAAGCTCCAAATTTTTCACTCAAGTCCTATGATGGTAAAATTGTCGAACTTGCCAAAATGAAAGGGAAAGTTGTAATTGTGAATTTCTGGGCAACGTGGTGTCCGCCATGCCGGGCCGAGATTCCAGATTTTATAAAAGTATATGATGCATATAAATCAAAGGGATTAGAAATTATCGGCATTGCACTCGATGAAGATGGCTGGTCAGTAGTACAACCATTTATAGAGAAAAATAAAATAAATTATTCTATTGTGCTGGGGAACGCCCAGGTTGTGCAGGAGTACGGCGGCATTGAAGGAATTCCGACAACGTTCATTGTAGATAAGAAAGGAAATATTGTTGATCATCAAGTAGGTATGCTGACAAAAACCATGCTGGAGCAGAAAATGAAAGTGTTGCTGAAATAA
- a CDS encoding hemerythrin family protein, producing the protein MYTPIKWQDEYSVGVKELDAQHQNLLNIINTLLIGQQDEYNAIKMSEMISSLIHHAYVHFATEERYLAQSNFPDIKTHVLEHVGFIMKTLELSLKVKEGTNDNRLELLRYLKGWYSSHVLGSDRLLIPYITTERIK; encoded by the coding sequence ATGTATACACCAATAAAATGGCAGGACGAATACAGTGTCGGAGTGAAAGAACTTGATGCTCAGCATCAAAACTTGTTAAACATCATAAATACGTTACTCATAGGACAACAGGACGAATACAACGCCATCAAGATGTCCGAAATGATTTCATCATTGATTCATCACGCCTATGTGCACTTCGCAACTGAAGAACGATATCTTGCGCAGTCGAATTTTCCTGATATCAAAACACATGTACTTGAGCATGTCGGTTTCATCATGAAGACATTAGAGCTGTCACTCAAGGTAAAAGAAGGAACAAATGATAATAGACTGGAACTTCTCCGATATTTAAAAGGATGGTATTCTTCCCATGTTCTGGGCAGTGACCGGCTCCTGATCCCATACATTACAACAGAGAGGATCAAATAG
- a CDS encoding T9SS type A sorting domain-containing protein, with translation MGKTNIHLLCLVTILILLFESNTLMGQFIVPSNRLGNWTSVGYSSAQRTIPRHFDNNFDMKTMFGANGNGVADNTQPLSDALTHCRNSNLSSAVLIFPPGTYRFNSQILLNGLTNIRRTDGSTIRIVLHGYGSNLTTFKFDSYNIAGSMIQINSANGVGIENLSLIRDNNYVHNPAGMDQHYIAFSSSTSCWVYGVEAVKAVTHHVNISGGNNIVIKGCYFHEADDYGVGGRGYGVNISYDANNCLVEDNIFRYLRHSIAFQFGAYNNVAGYNFIRDGHATDGDGDYIETGITCHGSGNGGNLIEGNIVDLLGADNVNGLGGNDNTFFRNRVDKYFRLGNHRTTNKFESNYVNIIGNHLEENYAHFTPEYGDGVLCHATALEIYAEIRERSPVNHATYINWVEGLFGGPPSASEEEFFLPDISYYYPNDVNSRPSFLNVSGVSWPPIGPHLVGQTNVPLLSQSNAAEKRWLGSSILTVAADPLIYNITLSPAQLEGGGSVNRSYKIDGINVLYTSYNGQGYTTVEAVSSYNDFKKWSDESTENPRTLVADLNSYAIFESPVASGILQQNTRWNIAKTLTGDVYVPWPITLTIASNVTIDFGTHIIVSTGGTIVDQSGTVICAYLTQSNVLIGLFPTIQSAVNYSSSGQTVELQARTHNESFSLNSKSGITISGAGINNTTINGPVTFNSSQNCTMTDLTVANNISLNYGNNYNYLNNLKILGNIQPNMGSYSNMTNVDLTAPNSVGIMPGYSHVEVHYSPIQNRSVAGIYATWVNMSVFNSMLCTNGPLFNRLDVVSNNSPDINLHCCWFSNPDPGSTVSGSYIHWDWWSGCGLYKEAAASDNALSYKIKELPSALEGLSEEKKNAGKDDYKKVMESHRALFDKIRGENNGKLIEFKQYEKELTGIISQFKDIMKKYPGSVSSVQSLQEVISYCRLLQDKQSAKQVLSNLLADKKYEKVYSHIKLLSIPLYIDDQNYDGALSLCDTVMDEIPNTIEAACLLYNKGKILETLKNDSTNAEKIYNKLIEQYPNSMYAFLINESLGKETNPQKSEDVQKIDKYELNNYPNPFNPSTVISYQLPEPGRVSLMVFDLLGREVATLADEMKGMGSYSATFDGSKLSSGLYFVRLTVQPADGSTPFTKTMKMLMTK, from the coding sequence ATGGGAAAAACAAATATTCACTTACTTTGTCTTGTAACCATATTGATTTTGTTATTCGAATCGAATACACTCATGGGCCAATTTATAGTTCCAAGTAATAGATTAGGAAATTGGACTTCAGTAGGATATAGCTCGGCTCAGCGAACGATTCCCCGGCATTTCGATAACAACTTCGATATGAAAACTATGTTTGGTGCTAATGGAAATGGTGTAGCCGATAACACTCAACCGTTGAGTGATGCATTAACACACTGTAGAAATAGTAATCTTTCGTCAGCGGTATTGATATTTCCTCCTGGCACTTATAGATTCAATTCGCAAATTCTCCTTAATGGTTTGACTAATATTAGAAGGACAGATGGCAGCACAATTAGAATCGTATTACATGGTTATGGATCAAACCTTACAACGTTTAAATTCGATAGTTATAATATTGCAGGGTCAATGATTCAGATAAATAGTGCAAACGGAGTAGGTATAGAAAATTTAAGTTTAATCCGTGACAATAATTACGTACATAATCCAGCCGGAATGGATCAACACTATATTGCATTCTCTAGTTCAACGAGTTGTTGGGTTTATGGTGTTGAGGCTGTAAAAGCAGTAACACATCATGTGAATATTTCAGGTGGAAATAATATCGTCATAAAAGGATGCTATTTCCATGAAGCTGATGATTATGGTGTAGGGGGACGCGGATATGGAGTAAATATTAGCTATGATGCGAACAATTGTCTTGTGGAAGATAACATATTTAGATACTTGAGACATAGTATTGCATTTCAATTTGGTGCATACAACAATGTTGCAGGATATAATTTTATTCGTGACGGACATGCAACAGATGGTGATGGCGATTACATTGAAACAGGAATTACTTGCCACGGATCTGGAAACGGGGGCAATTTAATCGAGGGAAATATTGTTGATCTATTGGGAGCAGATAATGTAAATGGACTAGGTGGTAACGATAATACCTTTTTTAGAAATAGAGTCGATAAGTATTTCCGACTAGGGAATCATAGAACAACAAATAAATTCGAAAGCAATTATGTAAATATTATTGGAAATCACCTTGAAGAAAATTATGCCCATTTCACACCAGAATATGGGGATGGTGTACTATGTCATGCTACCGCTCTTGAAATATATGCAGAGATTCGTGAACGTAGTCCTGTAAACCATGCGACCTATATAAACTGGGTTGAAGGTCTTTTTGGAGGTCCTCCATCTGCTTCGGAAGAGGAATTTTTCCTACCGGATATTTCATATTATTATCCAAACGATGTGAACTCACGCCCTAGCTTTTTAAATGTGTCGGGTGTTTCGTGGCCGCCAATTGGACCACATTTAGTAGGTCAAACCAACGTACCACTTCTCAGTCAATCAAATGCAGCTGAAAAACGTTGGCTTGGCAGTAGCATCCTGACTGTGGCTGCTGATCCACTAATATATAACATTACATTAAGCCCAGCTCAATTAGAAGGTGGGGGATCGGTAAATCGCTCATATAAAATAGATGGAATTAATGTTCTCTACACATCTTATAATGGGCAGGGCTACACAACTGTTGAAGCTGTTTCCTCTTATAATGATTTTAAGAAATGGAGTGACGAATCCACAGAAAATCCGCGGACACTTGTAGCAGATTTGAATTCCTACGCAATCTTTGAATCGCCCGTTGCCTCGGGTATTCTTCAACAAAATACAAGATGGAATATCGCAAAAACATTAACAGGTGATGTATATGTACCTTGGCCTATTACATTAACAATAGCATCGAACGTGACTATCGATTTCGGAACTCATATCATTGTTTCAACAGGTGGAACAATAGTCGATCAAAGTGGAACGGTTATTTGTGCTTATTTAACGCAAAGCAATGTATTAATAGGACTTTTCCCAACAATACAATCTGCTGTAAATTACTCTTCTTCCGGTCAAACGGTGGAACTGCAGGCTAGAACACACAATGAGAGTTTTTCTCTTAATTCAAAATCCGGGATAACTATTTCGGGAGCAGGGATAAATAATACGACAATAAATGGCCCGGTTACTTTTAACAGTTCTCAAAATTGCACAATGACAGATCTGACGGTAGCAAACAATATTTCTTTAAATTATGGCAACAATTATAATTATTTAAATAATTTAAAAATTCTGGGAAATATACAACCTAATATGGGTTCATATTCAAATATGACAAATGTAGATTTGACAGCGCCAAATTCTGTGGGGATAATGCCAGGGTATTCTCATGTTGAAGTGCATTACTCTCCAATACAAAACAGATCTGTGGCAGGAATATACGCAACCTGGGTGAATATGTCGGTCTTTAATTCCATGCTATGTACTAATGGACCATTATTTAATCGGTTAGATGTAGTAAGTAATAACAGTCCTGACATTAATTTACATTGCTGCTGGTTTAGTAATCCTGATCCAGGATCGACTGTCAGCGGAAGTTATATCCATTGGGATTGGTGGAGTGGCTGCGGTCTGTACAAAGAAGCAGCCGCATCGGACAACGCATTGTCATATAAAATTAAAGAATTACCCTCCGCTCTGGAAGGATTAAGTGAAGAGAAAAAAAATGCAGGGAAAGATGATTATAAAAAGGTCATGGAGAGCCATAGGGCATTATTTGATAAAATAAGGGGAGAGAATAATGGTAAGCTGATTGAATTCAAACAATATGAAAAAGAACTTACCGGCATTATCTCTCAATTTAAGGATATCATGAAAAAATATCCGGGCTCAGTTTCATCAGTTCAATCATTGCAAGAAGTTATTAGTTACTGCCGTCTGCTTCAGGATAAGCAATCGGCAAAACAAGTATTAAGCAATCTTCTTGCAGATAAAAAATATGAAAAAGTATATTCTCATATTAAGTTGTTATCTATTCCGCTTTACATAGATGATCAAAATTATGATGGCGCACTCAGTCTGTGTGATACGGTGATGGATGAAATACCAAATACCATAGAAGCAGCATGTTTATTGTATAACAAAGGTAAAATACTTGAAACACTTAAAAATGATAGTACGAACGCTGAGAAAATATATAACAAATTAATAGAACAATATCCGAATTCTATGTACGCATTTTTGATTAATGAATCATTAGGAAAAGAAACAAATCCACAAAAGTCCGAGGATGTTCAAAAAATAGACAAATATGAATTAAACAATTATCCCAATCCTTTTAACCCATCGACTGTCATTAGCTATCAATTACCGGAACCAGGCCGAGTCAGTTTAATGGTCTTTGATCTACTTGGCCGGGAAGTTGCGACATTAGCGGATGAAATGAAGGGAATGGGCTCTTACTCGGCAACTTTTGACGGCTCAAAACTTTCCAGCGGTTTGTACTTCGTCCGGCTTACAGTGCAACCTGCAGACGGTTCGACGCCATTTACAAAGACAATGAAGATGCTGATGACGAAATAA